In a single window of the Jaculus jaculus isolate mJacJac1 chromosome 9, mJacJac1.mat.Y.cur, whole genome shotgun sequence genome:
- the Sost gene encoding sclerostin, with protein MQLSLALCLLCLLVHAAFHAVEGQGWQAFKNDATEIIPELGEYPEPPPELENKTMNRAENGGRPPHHPFEAKDVSEYSCRELHFTRYVTDGPCRSAKPVTELVCSGQCGPARSLPNAIGRGKWWRPHGPDFRCIPDRARAQRVQMLCPGGAAPRTRKVRLVASCKCKRLTRFHNQSELKDFGPEAARPQKGRKPRPSTRGTKANQAELENAY; from the exons ATGCagctctctctagccctgtgtctCCTTTGCCTGCTGGTGCATGCAGCCTTCCATGCTGTGGAGGGCCAGGGATGGCAGGCCTTCAAGAATGATGCCACAGAAATCATCCCTGAGCTCGGAGAGTACCCTGAACCCCCACCAGAGCTGGAGAACAAGACCATGAACAGAGCGGAGAATGGAGGGAGGCCTCCTCACCATCCCTTTGAGGCCAAAG ACGTGTCCGAGTACAGCTGCCGCGAGCTGCATTTCACCCGCTACGTGACGGACGGGCCGTGCCGCAGCGCCAAGCCCGTCACCGAGCTGGTGTGCTCGGGCCAGTGCGGCCCAGCGCGCTCGCTGCCCAACGCCATCGGCCGGGGCAAGTGGTGGCGGCCGCACGGGCCGGACTTCCGCTGCATCCCCGACCGCGCGCGCGCGCAGCGCGTGCAGATGCTGTGCCCGGGCGGCGCGGCGCCGCGCACGCGCAAGGTGCGCCTGGTGGCCTCGTGCAAGTGCAAGCGCCTCACGCGCTTCCACAACCAGTCGGAGCTCAAGGACTTCGGGCCCGAGGCCGCCAGGCCCCAGAAAGGTCGGAAGCCAAGACCCAGCACCCGGGGGACCAAAGCCAACCAGGCCGAGCTGGAGAACGCCTACTAA